A genomic window from Luteolibacter sp. LG18 includes:
- a CDS encoding alpha-1,2-fucosyltransferase, with translation MRVVFFVGEGEEPVEDDVVVVRGVPDDYAHLPAKVLGFFRQMLAEDDFGWLFKCDDDTYVALDRLRDLAGKGYDHVGDAAFMPGRRAASGGAGYLLSRRLVECLVADETLPATGAEDLIISGAAAVLCGGRFLATPRLCHHAKRYPRRDNDVVTSHWLDPRRMRAVHALCRAEPWHVMTISHAHWQDQVELHEDGTFARLSCDDGGTWDVDAHGNVHLRWFDYPADKIDLGEPRSGPERIVVRLQGGLGNQMFQYAAGLSLARRCGLPLEACWHEVSRGFALERFGVALVPSPAAGDCETFLVDDYVEGAEGHLRHHAARMNGGVVFMDGHFQNERLFADAAGEVAEFFLATFVPRATAVPDGYTPVGVHVRRGDFVNHPLHDLCGPGYYLAALERMRGLVERPWFLVVSDDPSWCREHLAAAADVQVMAPADLFTDFEILLGCAAHVISNSTFGWWAAWLAEHVRGGESHLVIGPDRFLRGRPWEILPERWLRLCPETPVPAPPPEVVPRMEEDFAWAPRLTPLHATWRDSMVEQGLAGTELPSINLAISSDEKGLGVNATLLHSIVRRTVHPVHLRCYCRGFEPESFHVRNLLVEFIRVDVDRGGYYPWWSHACSFDRLQVIHDHPAHWDRCWIMDHDQIATTDLARAYFEPFEGQLVQACAFGYKLRNACPLPEDLAALGDYDFYKMGPLLHLQEMRDDTWSRLLDLHARIGRDEQKSLVAATRGRLKVMDDRWNRIVYNGDLDKCYQRLFPEVVRPEREWYENYGILHYTGGPKPWWDASVENKPKKKERAWFKEYATWGQLRSGDWAVPEGCEVLEPAVAGW, from the coding sequence ATGCGCGTGGTGTTTTTCGTCGGCGAGGGGGAGGAGCCGGTGGAGGATGATGTGGTGGTGGTCCGCGGTGTGCCGGATGACTACGCCCATCTCCCGGCGAAGGTGCTGGGATTCTTCCGCCAGATGCTTGCGGAGGATGATTTCGGGTGGCTGTTCAAGTGTGACGACGACACCTACGTGGCGCTGGACCGCTTGCGGGACTTGGCCGGAAAGGGTTACGATCACGTGGGCGACGCGGCCTTCATGCCAGGCCGGCGTGCGGCCAGCGGCGGAGCGGGCTATCTGCTCTCCCGCCGGTTGGTGGAATGTCTGGTCGCTGATGAAACGCTGCCGGCGACCGGTGCGGAAGATCTCATCATCAGCGGGGCTGCGGCCGTTCTGTGTGGCGGCCGCTTCCTCGCGACACCGAGGCTGTGCCATCATGCGAAGCGCTATCCGCGCCGCGACAACGACGTGGTGACGTCCCACTGGCTCGATCCACGGCGGATGCGCGCGGTGCATGCTCTCTGTCGTGCCGAGCCGTGGCACGTGATGACCATCAGCCACGCGCACTGGCAGGATCAGGTGGAACTCCACGAGGATGGAACTTTCGCGCGGTTGTCGTGTGACGACGGCGGGACCTGGGATGTGGATGCGCACGGCAACGTGCATCTCCGCTGGTTCGACTACCCGGCGGACAAGATCGACCTCGGTGAACCCCGCTCCGGACCGGAACGGATCGTCGTCCGGCTCCAGGGTGGTCTGGGCAACCAGATGTTCCAGTATGCCGCCGGACTCTCGCTGGCGCGCCGGTGTGGTCTGCCGCTGGAGGCTTGCTGGCACGAGGTCAGCCGCGGGTTCGCATTGGAGCGATTCGGGGTGGCCCTGGTTCCCTCGCCCGCGGCAGGGGACTGTGAAACGTTCCTGGTGGACGACTACGTGGAGGGGGCGGAAGGCCACCTGAGGCATCACGCCGCCCGAATGAATGGCGGGGTGGTGTTCATGGACGGTCATTTCCAAAACGAGCGCCTTTTCGCGGACGCGGCCGGAGAAGTGGCGGAGTTCTTCCTTGCCACGTTTGTTCCGCGCGCCACCGCCGTGCCGGATGGCTACACTCCAGTGGGGGTGCACGTGCGGCGGGGGGACTTCGTGAACCATCCACTGCACGACCTGTGCGGCCCTGGCTACTACCTCGCCGCCCTGGAGCGGATGCGCGGGCTGGTCGAGCGGCCATGGTTCCTCGTGGTCTCGGACGATCCCAGTTGGTGCCGCGAACATCTCGCCGCCGCGGCGGACGTGCAGGTGATGGCCCCGGCGGACCTGTTCACGGATTTTGAAATCCTCCTCGGCTGTGCGGCACATGTCATTTCCAACAGCACCTTCGGATGGTGGGCGGCATGGTTGGCGGAGCATGTCCGTGGCGGGGAGTCCCATCTTGTCATCGGGCCAGATCGTTTCCTGCGCGGGCGTCCCTGGGAGATCCTGCCGGAGCGGTGGCTGCGCCTTTGCCCGGAAACTCCCGTGCCCGCCCCGCCACCGGAGGTGGTGCCGCGGATGGAGGAGGACTTTGCATGGGCTCCACGGTTGACCCCGCTTCACGCCACATGGCGGGATTCCATGGTGGAGCAGGGCTTGGCCGGGACGGAGCTGCCATCGATCAATCTCGCCATCAGCAGCGATGAAAAGGGCCTCGGCGTCAACGCCACCCTGCTGCACAGCATCGTGCGGCGCACCGTTCATCCCGTCCATCTCCGCTGTTACTGCCGCGGGTTCGAACCGGAGAGCTTCCATGTCAGGAATCTGTTGGTGGAATTCATCCGGGTGGATGTCGACCGTGGTGGCTATTATCCTTGGTGGTCCCACGCCTGTTCCTTCGATCGCCTTCAGGTCATCCACGATCATCCGGCTCATTGGGACCGCTGCTGGATCATGGACCACGACCAGATCGCCACCACCGATCTCGCCCGCGCCTATTTCGAACCCTTCGAGGGGCAGCTCGTGCAGGCCTGCGCCTTCGGCTACAAGCTGCGGAACGCGTGTCCGCTTCCGGAGGATCTCGCCGCACTCGGGGACTATGACTTCTACAAGATGGGCCCGCTTCTCCATCTCCAGGAAATGCGGGACGACACCTGGAGCCGTCTTCTCGACCTCCACGCCCGCATCGGCCGCGATGAGCAGAAATCGCTCGTTGCCGCGACCCGCGGCCGCCTGAAGGTGATGGACGACCGCTGGAACCGTATTGTTTACAACGGCGATCTGGACAAGTGCTACCAACGCCTGTTCCCGGAGGTCGTGCGGCCGGAGCGCGAGTGGTACGAGAACTACGGGATCCTCCACTACACCGGAGGCCCGAAGCCGTGGTGGGATGCCAGCGTGGAGAACAAGCCGAAGAAAAAGGAACGCGCCTGGTTTAAGGAATACGCCACTTGGGGCCAACTCCGCAGCGGTGATTGGGCCGTGCCGGAAGGATGCGAAGTCCTCGAACCGGCGGTGGCGGGGTGGTGA
- a CDS encoding discoidin domain-containing protein encodes MRKLLLCAQALLPMMCAAAAPDETVGLAGAWRFALDRSDVGINEAWPKKELPDKIQVPGILEAQGYGDEISTTTPWVLSLYDRTWHQRADYAPYTKAGDVKVPFLCQPPRHYLGAAWYQREIEIPKGWSGKRTTLFLERPKWKATVWLDDKEIGSCLSLCTPHEFDFGLLAPGKHRLTVRVDNRMILPYRPDSHGVSDSLTNAWNGIVGKTELRATPAVWAEDVQVFPAADAKSARVRVHVNNATGGKAAGKVSFLIEAGPNAAPFKMAPVSVDFDSADKSTALETVLPCEGVKMWDEFTPALYKLRVAVRGEVAGKSIEQNLETTFGFRDFRADGPRFMLNGRPAFLRGTHFGGDFPLTGYPPTDTAEWKRIFKICQDHGLNHMRFHSWCPPEAAFEAADELGFYLQPEPGMWNPFSPGSEITKQLYTETERIIASYGNHPSFLCLSASNEAAGRWKQVLPEWVQHFRGADPRRLYTPDTGWSLIEAVSEPLNDGADYLAVGRVGNNRVRGDSGWFGRDFQKSIDGLGVPVVSHEVGQWCAYPDFRVIEKFKGFMRPGNYEIFRDSAAKHGLLEDNAAFARASGALQLACYKEEIEAALRTPGLGGFQLLDLHDYTGQGTALIGVLDPMWNGKGYSTPEGFKKFCNTVVPLARLKQRTFTTADKFEVPVEVANFGVAPLEAGDAAWRISDAAGAVNAEGKFKAGTLTLGKNQPLGKITTDLSKLAAPERYTLAVKVGGYENTWDFWLYPADKEAAVSAGVVETSSPVEATKALAEGKKVLFTPRLADLGWTSPPLARVPIFWNALMGPNWGRMLGLWCDTKSPALAGFPTDESCGWQWSEIVSKTRAVNLDKMPRGLKPIVSAVDDWNRNYKLGVVFEATVGTGKLLVCSANLTAAPVGLQLHRSLLDYMAGDKFQPKTAVTPAEFGGLFFDNLVMKKLNATATADGQPANGIVDGDPNTYWCSADVKNNPHPKPPHEIVVTFPQPVAMTGLVVMPRQNHREHQGDIREYKLETSDDGAAWQTVAQGQLASTFDPQTVAFGKRVTAKQLRLTALSGFGSDESASVAELAVNYAGPALPENEGSVEYRRVKTASPDIDAGGGAGH; translated from the coding sequence ATGCGAAAGCTCCTTTTGTGCGCTCAGGCGCTGCTCCCGATGATGTGCGCGGCGGCCGCGCCCGATGAAACCGTCGGCCTCGCCGGTGCGTGGCGTTTCGCGCTCGACCGCTCGGATGTAGGAATCAACGAGGCGTGGCCGAAGAAGGAACTGCCGGACAAGATTCAGGTCCCCGGCATCCTGGAGGCGCAGGGATACGGCGATGAAATTTCGACGACGACGCCCTGGGTGCTTTCGCTCTACGACCGCACCTGGCACCAGCGCGCGGACTACGCGCCCTACACCAAGGCGGGCGACGTGAAGGTGCCGTTCCTGTGCCAGCCACCGCGGCACTATCTCGGCGCGGCGTGGTACCAGCGCGAGATCGAGATTCCAAAAGGCTGGAGCGGCAAGCGGACGACCTTGTTCCTGGAACGTCCGAAGTGGAAGGCGACGGTGTGGCTGGATGACAAGGAGATCGGGTCGTGCCTCAGCCTGTGCACGCCGCATGAGTTCGACTTCGGCCTGCTGGCTCCCGGCAAGCATCGCCTCACGGTGCGCGTGGACAACCGGATGATCCTGCCCTACCGCCCGGACTCGCACGGGGTTTCCGATTCGCTGACCAACGCGTGGAACGGGATCGTGGGCAAGACCGAACTGCGCGCGACGCCCGCGGTGTGGGCGGAGGACGTGCAGGTGTTTCCCGCGGCTGATGCGAAGAGCGCCCGGGTGCGGGTCCACGTGAACAATGCCACCGGTGGAAAGGCGGCGGGGAAGGTATCGTTCCTGATCGAGGCTGGCCCGAATGCCGCGCCGTTCAAGATGGCTCCGGTGAGCGTGGACTTCGACAGCGCCGACAAGAGCACGGCGCTGGAAACGGTGCTGCCGTGCGAGGGCGTAAAGATGTGGGACGAGTTCACGCCCGCGCTCTACAAGCTGCGGGTGGCGGTGCGGGGCGAGGTGGCGGGCAAGTCCATCGAGCAGAACCTGGAAACGACTTTCGGCTTCCGGGACTTCCGGGCCGATGGACCGCGGTTCATGCTCAACGGTCGTCCGGCTTTCCTGCGCGGCACGCACTTCGGCGGCGACTTTCCGCTGACCGGCTATCCGCCGACCGACACGGCGGAGTGGAAACGGATTTTCAAGATCTGCCAGGATCATGGCCTGAACCACATGCGCTTCCACTCGTGGTGCCCGCCGGAGGCGGCATTCGAGGCGGCGGATGAACTCGGCTTCTATCTCCAGCCGGAGCCGGGGATGTGGAACCCGTTCTCGCCGGGCAGCGAGATCACCAAACAGCTCTACACCGAAACCGAACGGATCATCGCGAGCTACGGCAACCACCCGTCGTTCCTGTGCCTGTCCGCGAGCAACGAGGCGGCGGGGCGCTGGAAGCAGGTGCTGCCGGAGTGGGTGCAGCATTTCCGCGGAGCGGACCCGCGGAGGCTCTACACCCCGGACACCGGCTGGTCGCTGATCGAGGCGGTGTCCGAACCGCTCAACGACGGCGCGGATTATCTCGCGGTGGGCCGGGTCGGCAACAACCGCGTGCGCGGTGACAGCGGGTGGTTCGGTCGCGATTTCCAGAAGTCGATCGATGGCCTGGGCGTGCCGGTGGTTTCCCACGAGGTCGGTCAGTGGTGCGCGTATCCGGATTTCCGGGTGATCGAGAAGTTCAAGGGCTTCATGCGTCCGGGGAACTACGAGATTTTCCGTGATTCCGCGGCGAAGCACGGGCTGCTGGAGGACAACGCGGCGTTCGCGCGGGCGTCCGGCGCGCTGCAACTGGCGTGCTACAAGGAGGAGATCGAGGCGGCGCTGCGCACGCCGGGGCTCGGCGGGTTCCAGTTGTTGGACCTCCACGACTACACCGGCCAGGGCACGGCGTTGATCGGGGTGCTCGATCCGATGTGGAATGGCAAGGGCTACTCGACGCCCGAGGGCTTCAAGAAGTTCTGCAACACGGTGGTGCCGCTGGCCCGCCTGAAGCAACGGACGTTCACGACGGCCGACAAGTTCGAGGTGCCGGTGGAGGTGGCGAATTTCGGGGTCGCGCCGCTGGAGGCGGGCGATGCCGCGTGGCGGATCAGCGATGCAGCGGGGGCGGTGAATGCCGAGGGCAAGTTCAAGGCGGGCACGCTGACGCTCGGGAAGAACCAGCCGCTGGGCAAGATCACCACGGATCTCTCCAAGCTCGCTGCGCCGGAGCGTTACACGCTCGCCGTGAAGGTGGGCGGGTATGAGAATACCTGGGACTTCTGGCTCTATCCGGCGGACAAGGAGGCCGCGGTGTCGGCCGGGGTGGTGGAGACGAGTTCTCCCGTCGAGGCGACGAAGGCCTTGGCTGAGGGCAAGAAGGTGCTGTTCACGCCGCGCCTCGCGGATCTCGGCTGGACGAGCCCGCCGCTGGCGCGCGTGCCGATTTTTTGGAACGCGCTGATGGGGCCGAACTGGGGCCGCATGCTCGGGCTGTGGTGCGATACGAAATCGCCCGCGCTCGCCGGATTCCCGACCGATGAATCCTGCGGCTGGCAGTGGTCCGAGATTGTCTCGAAAACCCGCGCCGTGAACCTCGACAAGATGCCGCGAGGGCTGAAGCCGATCGTGTCCGCGGTGGACGATTGGAACCGCAACTACAAGTTGGGCGTGGTCTTCGAGGCGACGGTCGGCACCGGCAAGCTGCTCGTTTGTTCGGCGAACCTGACCGCCGCCCCGGTGGGCCTGCAATTGCACCGCTCGCTGCTCGACTACATGGCGGGCGACAAGTTCCAGCCAAAGACCGCGGTGACCCCGGCGGAGTTCGGCGGGCTGTTCTTCGACAACCTCGTCATGAAGAAACTCAACGCCACCGCGACCGCCGACGGCCAACCGGCGAACGGCATCGTCGATGGCGACCCGAACACCTACTGGTGCAGCGCGGACGTGAAGAACAACCCGCATCCGAAGCCGCCGCACGAGATCGTGGTGACCTTCCCACAGCCGGTGGCGATGACCGGTCTGGTGGTGATGCCGCGCCAGAACCACCGCGAGCATCAGGGGGACATCCGCGAGTACAAGCTGGAGACCAGCGACGACGGCGCGGCTTGGCAGACGGTGGCACAGGGGCAGCTTGCCTCGACCTTCGACCCGCAGACGGTGGCGTTCGGCAAGAGGGTGACCGCGAAGCAACTGCGGCTCACGGCGCTTTCGGGCTTCGGCTCGGACGAGTCCGCCTCGGTGGCGGAACTGGCGGTCAACTACGCCGGACCGGCGCTGCCCGAAAACGAGGGCAGCGTGGAATACCGCCGCGTGAAAACCGCCAGCCCGGACATCGACGCGGGCGGCGGAGCGGGGCATTGA
- a CDS encoding DUF5107 domain-containing protein, producing the protein MSSDSSQRAVTVRREAIVLPTYEPLPADKNPMFLEKRVYQGSSGKVYPLPFHDRIAEEKTDRAWDAVWLENEYLEVMILPEIGGRIHIGRDKTNGYDFFYRQDVIKPALVGLAGPWISGGVEFNWPQHHRPATFMPVDVEIERHADGSVTVWCGDHDPLARMKGMHGVCLHPDKAYIELKVRAHNRTESTQTFLWWANVATRVHEDYQSFFPPDVTYVADHARRSMSTYPLCEGHYYGVDYAARAAGGVPGHEAPGQYVPPASGGTGVARYAANDLSFYANIPVPTSYMCMGSQEDFFGGYDHREQAGVVHVANHHISPGKKQWTWGNHEFGYAWDRSLTDADANGEHAPYIEIMAGVYTDNQPDFAFLMPGETKTWSQYWYPIQRIGPAHHATVDAAVNVSVADGAVHVGVSVSSCFPQARILLRGRGGEEREWSADLAPGKPFVAKCKWSDEVASLRVVEEDGRVILAYAPKPPVRAEVPPAATEPALPGEIPSADELYLTGLHLEQYRHATRDPMLYWREALRRDRGDARCNNAVGLWHLRRGEFEQAETHFRAAIERLTLRNANPYDGEPLYNLGLTLCHLGRHDEAYGAFYKAVWNQPWQAAGYHALARIDCRRGEWSTALDHLDRSLRMDTDQLGVRNLRVIVLRNLGRGDEAEAQLAANRALDPLDAWARYLAAEPQRCDTQTLLDLGLDFARAGLHREAVALLEGISADPGTEPLVHYHLAWLHDALGEGEAALAACRAAEAASPDYCFPARLEEIAILHTAIRLHPGGARAPYYLGNLYYDRHRHHEGIALWEQSVHLDPAFAVVWRNLGIGYFNVLGKPRKARAAYDKAFQANPRDARLLYERDQLWKRLGESPARRLKVLEKHLDLVAGRDDLSVEICALYNQTGRHAAALAILSARKFQPWEGGEGQALGQHVRTHLALGRVALEKGEAAVARDHFTTALDSPRHLSEAKHLLANQSDIHFWLGAALAKLGDKAGAKRHWVTSAEFRGDFQEMSVRAFSEMTYFSALSLQRLGKKKAAETLLRELLAYTRKLAKTPATIDYFATSLPTMLLFDDDLQKRQETTAWFLEAQACLGLGKQARGKKLLAAVLKRDPNHALAADLMG; encoded by the coding sequence ATGTCCTCCGATTCCTCCCAGCGCGCGGTCACCGTCCGCCGCGAAGCCATTGTCCTTCCGACCTATGAGCCGCTGCCCGCGGACAAGAACCCGATGTTCCTGGAGAAGCGGGTTTACCAAGGTAGCAGCGGCAAGGTTTATCCGCTGCCCTTCCACGACCGCATCGCGGAGGAGAAGACCGATCGCGCGTGGGACGCGGTGTGGCTGGAGAACGAGTATCTCGAGGTGATGATCCTGCCGGAGATAGGCGGGCGCATTCACATCGGCCGGGACAAGACGAACGGCTACGACTTTTTCTACCGCCAGGACGTGATCAAGCCCGCGCTGGTGGGCCTGGCGGGGCCGTGGATCTCCGGCGGTGTGGAGTTCAACTGGCCGCAGCACCATCGCCCGGCGACCTTTATGCCGGTGGATGTCGAGATCGAGCGGCACGCCGACGGTTCGGTGACGGTGTGGTGTGGCGACCACGATCCGCTGGCGCGGATGAAGGGCATGCACGGCGTGTGCCTGCATCCGGACAAGGCGTATATCGAACTCAAGGTGCGGGCGCACAACCGCACGGAATCCACGCAGACCTTCTTGTGGTGGGCGAACGTGGCGACCCGCGTGCACGAGGATTACCAAAGCTTCTTCCCGCCGGATGTCACCTATGTGGCGGATCACGCGCGGCGATCGATGAGCACCTATCCGCTGTGCGAGGGCCACTATTATGGCGTGGACTATGCGGCGCGCGCGGCCGGTGGTGTGCCGGGGCATGAGGCACCCGGGCAGTACGTGCCGCCCGCCAGCGGGGGAACGGGCGTGGCCCGGTATGCGGCGAACGACCTTTCGTTCTACGCGAACATCCCGGTGCCGACGTCCTACATGTGCATGGGCTCGCAGGAGGATTTCTTCGGGGGCTACGACCACCGTGAGCAAGCGGGTGTGGTCCATGTGGCGAACCATCACATTTCCCCGGGCAAGAAGCAGTGGACCTGGGGCAACCACGAATTCGGCTACGCCTGGGACCGCAGCCTCACCGACGCGGACGCGAATGGCGAGCACGCGCCCTACATCGAGATCATGGCGGGCGTCTACACGGACAACCAACCGGACTTCGCCTTCCTGATGCCGGGTGAAACGAAGACGTGGAGTCAATACTGGTATCCGATCCAACGGATCGGTCCGGCGCATCATGCGACGGTCGATGCGGCGGTGAACGTGTCGGTCGCCGATGGCGCGGTGCATGTCGGGGTGAGTGTGTCGTCGTGTTTTCCGCAGGCGCGGATATTACTGCGTGGTCGCGGTGGCGAGGAGCGCGAGTGGTCGGCGGATCTCGCGCCGGGAAAGCCGTTCGTGGCGAAGTGCAAGTGGTCCGATGAGGTGGCCTCGCTACGGGTGGTGGAGGAGGACGGTCGAGTGATCCTCGCCTACGCGCCGAAGCCGCCGGTTCGTGCGGAGGTGCCGCCCGCGGCCACCGAACCCGCGCTACCGGGGGAAATCCCGAGTGCGGACGAACTCTATCTCACCGGCCTACATCTGGAGCAGTACCGCCACGCCACCCGCGATCCGATGCTGTATTGGCGCGAGGCGCTGCGTCGCGATCGGGGCGACGCGCGGTGCAACAACGCGGTGGGGCTGTGGCACCTGCGCCGGGGCGAGTTCGAGCAGGCGGAAACCCATTTCCGCGCCGCGATCGAACGGCTCACGCTCCGGAACGCGAATCCTTACGATGGCGAACCGCTATACAACCTCGGCTTGACGTTGTGCCACCTGGGCCGCCACGACGAGGCGTATGGCGCTTTTTATAAAGCGGTTTGGAACCAACCGTGGCAGGCTGCGGGCTATCATGCGCTGGCGCGGATCGATTGCCGTCGTGGCGAGTGGAGCACGGCGCTGGACCATCTCGACCGCTCGCTGCGGATGGACACCGACCAGCTCGGCGTGCGCAACCTGCGGGTGATCGTGCTGCGGAATCTGGGTCGCGGCGATGAGGCGGAGGCGCAGTTGGCGGCGAACCGCGCGCTCGATCCGCTGGACGCATGGGCGCGTTATTTAGCCGCCGAACCGCAGCGCTGCGACACCCAGACCTTGCTCGATCTCGGACTCGATTTTGCCCGCGCCGGGCTGCATCGCGAGGCGGTGGCGTTGTTGGAAGGCATATCGGCGGACCCGGGCACGGAGCCGTTGGTCCACTACCATCTGGCGTGGCTGCACGATGCGCTCGGGGAGGGAGAGGCGGCCTTGGCTGCATGCCGGGCGGCGGAGGCGGCATCTCCGGATTATTGCTTCCCCGCGCGCCTCGAGGAGATTGCAATTCTCCACACGGCGATTCGGCTGCATCCGGGTGGTGCCCGCGCGCCGTATTACCTCGGGAATCTCTACTATGACCGCCATCGCCATCACGAGGGGATCGCGCTGTGGGAGCAATCGGTCCACCTTGATCCCGCCTTCGCGGTGGTGTGGCGGAACCTCGGCATCGGCTATTTCAACGTGCTCGGCAAACCGCGTAAGGCGCGTGCCGCCTATGACAAGGCCTTCCAAGCGAATCCACGCGATGCGCGCCTGCTTTATGAACGCGACCAGCTCTGGAAGCGCCTCGGTGAAAGCCCGGCGCGGCGGTTGAAGGTGCTGGAGAAGCATCTCGATCTGGTAGCCGGGCGCGATGATCTCTCGGTGGAGATCTGTGCGCTCTACAACCAGACCGGTCGCCATGCTGCCGCGCTGGCCATTTTGTCGGCGCGCAAGTTCCAACCGTGGGAAGGAGGCGAGGGGCAGGCGCTCGGCCAGCACGTCCGCACCCACCTCGCGCTCGGGCGGGTGGCCTTGGAGAAGGGCGAGGCGGCGGTGGCGCGGGATCATTTTACAACGGCGCTCGATTCTCCCCGCCATCTCAGCGAGGCGAAGCACCTCCTGGCGAACCAGAGCGACATCCATTTCTGGCTCGGCGCGGCATTGGCGAAGCTGGGGGACAAGGCTGGAGCGAAGCGGCATTGGGTCACGTCCGCGGAGTTCCGTGGCGACTTCCAGGAAATGAGCGTGCGGGCGTTCTCGGAGATGACCTATTTCTCCGCGCTCTCGCTGCAAAGGCTCGGGAAGAAAAAGGCGGCGGAAACCCTGCTGCGCGAGCTGCTGGCGTATACGCGGAAACTGGCGAAGACCCCGGCGACGATCGATTACTTCGCCACCTCGCTGCCGACCATGCTACTGTTCGACGATGACCTGCAGAAACGCCAGGAGACGACGGCGTGGTTCCTGGAAGCGCAGGCTTGCCTGGGTCTCGGGAAGCAGGCGCGTGGGAAGAAGCTGCTGGCGGCGGTGCTGAAACGCGATCCGAACCACGCGCTGGCGGCGGATTTGATGGGGTGA
- a CDS encoding sugar porter family MFS transporter gives MAIVVSSTTQGDESIVPAARHGAFLWLIATTAALGGLLFGYDWVVIGGAAPFYEKFFQLTTPQAKGWAQSCALIGCLLGALLSGGLSDRFGRKRLLLLSAVLFAVTSVGTGIAGTFNAFVAWRILGGVAIGLASNLSPMYIAEIAPPALRGRLVSLNQFTIVIGVLLAQVVNLGVARVFPGWLGGAGDAAAALAWNEAIGWRWMFGITVVPSLLFVAGMFIVPESPRWLVKNGHPEKAQGILAKLGGEDYGRRVLASIQSTLADDGEAKVHFGALFEPRMLKILILGIGLAVFQQWCGINVIFNYAAEIFKSAGYSIDDTLQNIAWTGSVNLVFTLVAMAVVDRLGRRPLMLAGAAGLVVVYGLMGYCYHGSIQGTPVLALVLGAIACYSATLAPVTWVVIAEIFPNRIRGAAMSVSVFFLWLACFILTYTFPILNERLGPAGTFWLYAGICVGGFLLVKFRLPETKGKSLEQIERELVD, from the coding sequence ATGGCCATAGTCGTTTCCAGCACCACCCAGGGGGATGAGTCCATCGTCCCGGCAGCCCGCCACGGCGCGTTCCTGTGGCTGATCGCCACCACCGCCGCGCTCGGCGGGCTGTTGTTCGGCTACGATTGGGTGGTGATCGGCGGGGCCGCGCCGTTCTATGAGAAGTTCTTCCAGCTCACCACGCCGCAGGCGAAGGGCTGGGCGCAGAGTTGCGCGCTGATCGGGTGTCTCCTCGGCGCGTTGTTGTCCGGCGGGCTGAGCGACCGCTTCGGGCGGAAGCGGTTGCTGCTGCTCTCGGCGGTGTTGTTCGCGGTGACCTCGGTGGGCACCGGGATCGCGGGGACTTTCAACGCTTTCGTCGCCTGGCGCATCCTCGGCGGGGTGGCGATCGGCCTGGCCTCGAACCTTTCGCCGATGTACATCGCGGAGATTGCGCCCCCTGCACTACGCGGGCGGTTGGTGTCGCTGAACCAGTTCACCATCGTCATCGGCGTGCTGCTGGCCCAGGTGGTGAACCTCGGGGTGGCGCGGGTGTTTCCCGGTTGGCTGGGTGGCGCGGGCGATGCCGCGGCGGCGCTGGCGTGGAATGAGGCCATCGGTTGGCGCTGGATGTTCGGGATCACGGTGGTGCCCTCGCTGTTGTTCGTCGCAGGCATGTTCATCGTGCCGGAGAGCCCGCGTTGGCTGGTGAAGAACGGCCACCCGGAAAAAGCGCAGGGCATCCTCGCGAAGCTCGGCGGCGAGGACTACGGCCGGCGCGTGCTGGCCTCGATCCAATCGACGCTGGCGGATGACGGCGAGGCGAAGGTCCACTTCGGCGCTCTGTTCGAACCGCGGATGCTTAAAATTCTGATCCTCGGCATCGGCCTGGCGGTGTTCCAGCAGTGGTGCGGCATCAACGTGATTTTCAACTACGCCGCGGAGATCTTCAAATCGGCGGGCTACAGCATCGATGACACGCTGCAGAACATCGCGTGGACCGGTTCGGTGAACCTGGTGTTCACGCTGGTGGCGATGGCGGTGGTGGACCGGCTGGGGCGCAGGCCGCTGATGCTGGCGGGGGCGGCCGGATTGGTAGTGGTCTATGGCCTGATGGGGTATTGCTACCACGGTTCGATCCAAGGCACGCCGGTGCTGGCGCTGGTGCTCGGCGCGATCGCCTGCTACTCGGCCACGCTGGCTCCGGTGACGTGGGTGGTGATCGCGGAGATTTTCCCGAACCGCATCCGTGGCGCGGCGATGTCGGTCTCGGTGTTCTTCCTGTGGTTGGCCTGTTTCATCCTCACCTACACCTTCCCGATTCTCAACGAGCGCCTCGGCCCGGCCGGGACCTTCTGGCTCTACGCGGGGATCTGCGTGGGCGGCTTCCTGCTGGTGAAATTCCGGCTGCCCGAAACCAAGGGCAAGAGCCTCGAGCAAATCGAGCGCGAGTTGGTGGATTGA